From a single Actinomyces viscosus genomic region:
- a CDS encoding DUF5998 family protein, which yields MTTHSRQNSAAGPASFQAAQDAFADLAQQVELAGYYPELVLDTLRLAAGQEEIVSGMVQAETTFAEAVHRHLTVLSLTSTRLIIVHVDDAPRDDGSPGALATSEAVPLSRIRSMALTRGVSDPAQGGGTLTEMTIAVSWGSVRRIDMEPATCGDPDCQADHGMTGVSVPDDVVIRVAAGVEGAAALARAETFASRLSQMTARAASL from the coding sequence ATGACGACCCACTCACGCCAGAACTCGGCCGCCGGCCCGGCCTCGTTTCAGGCGGCGCAGGACGCCTTCGCCGACCTGGCGCAGCAGGTGGAGCTCGCCGGCTACTACCCCGAGCTGGTGCTCGACACCCTCCGACTGGCCGCGGGGCAGGAGGAGATCGTCTCCGGCATGGTCCAGGCCGAGACCACCTTCGCAGAGGCCGTCCACCGGCACCTGACCGTCCTGTCGCTGACCTCCACCCGTCTCATCATCGTCCACGTCGACGACGCCCCCCGTGACGACGGCAGCCCCGGCGCCCTGGCCACCAGCGAGGCCGTTCCGCTCAGCCGGATCCGCTCCATGGCCCTGACTCGGGGCGTCTCCGATCCCGCCCAGGGCGGTGGCACTCTGACCGAGATGACGATCGCGGTCTCCTGGGGATCGGTGCGCCGCATCGACATGGAGCCGGCCACCTGCGGCGACCCCGACTGCCAGGCCGACCACGGCATGACCGGCGTGTCCGTGCCCGACGACGTCGTCATCCGCGTGGCCGCGGGCGTCGAGGGGGCCGCCGCTCTGGCTCGCGCCGAGACCTTCGCCAGCCGGCTCTCCCAGATGACGGCCCGCGCCGCCTCCCTGTGA
- a CDS encoding alkaline phosphatase family protein, translated as MRSRTVAEDPSPAPAPDSPRDPALRYVLAVGAVSAGLALSDPGNDGGSVAGSVVTDAKARRVARSWGIEPVGGPGEAPGGPGTVVVLVDGLGLEMLRQRRGHTPTMRRWLDQDDNGGDCRILTCRPSTTAAALTMLGTSALPGTTGMVGYSVLNPHLGPTLPATAAPSPAQVLSLITWKGDDVPGPRAWQDVPTIFERLPTGSAVSIGPARFAGSGLTEAALRGASHLGADRLEDRPGLAAGALRRGTPLVYLYVGELDHTGHKHGWLSEQWLAQLERLDAAMAELVRRVPAGTRIILSADHGMVDTDAAHRIDLSAHRELTRDVVAVAGEPRLTHLHVSDGDTDLAAEVAHRYRHVLGERAAWIGTRDQAAEHLGALSPRARGVVGDVVVAMAGTWVLVDPRVHSESAIAMPGVHGSFTTAETEVPLLVTEA; from the coding sequence ATGAGGTCCCGTACCGTCGCCGAGGATCCCTCACCGGCTCCCGCCCCGGACTCCCCGCGGGATCCGGCGCTCCGCTACGTCCTGGCGGTCGGCGCCGTCAGTGCCGGGCTGGCTCTCAGCGATCCCGGGAACGACGGCGGCTCAGTCGCCGGCTCAGTCGTGACCGACGCCAAGGCTCGCCGCGTCGCCCGCAGCTGGGGGATCGAACCGGTCGGTGGGCCCGGCGAGGCTCCCGGCGGCCCCGGAACCGTCGTCGTCCTCGTTGACGGGCTGGGCCTGGAGATGCTTCGTCAAAGACGCGGGCACACCCCCACGATGCGCCGATGGCTGGACCAGGACGACAACGGTGGCGACTGCAGGATCCTCACCTGCCGGCCCTCGACAACGGCCGCGGCCCTGACCATGCTGGGGACCTCCGCCCTGCCCGGTACCACCGGCATGGTCGGCTACTCGGTGCTCAACCCCCACCTGGGGCCCACTCTTCCCGCCACCGCCGCGCCCAGCCCTGCCCAGGTCCTCAGCCTCATTACCTGGAAAGGCGATGACGTCCCCGGTCCCCGGGCCTGGCAGGACGTACCCACGATCTTCGAGCGCCTCCCCACCGGGAGCGCCGTGAGCATCGGGCCGGCCCGCTTCGCCGGCTCCGGCCTGACCGAGGCGGCCCTACGAGGCGCCTCACACCTGGGGGCGGACCGTCTGGAGGACCGCCCCGGCCTGGCCGCGGGCGCCCTGCGTCGAGGCACGCCCCTGGTCTACCTCTATGTCGGTGAGCTGGACCATACCGGCCACAAGCACGGCTGGCTCAGTGAGCAGTGGCTGGCTCAGCTCGAGCGCCTCGACGCCGCGATGGCCGAGCTGGTCCGCCGCGTCCCCGCCGGCACCCGGATCATCCTGAGCGCCGACCACGGCATGGTCGACACCGATGCCGCCCACCGTATCGACCTCAGCGCCCACCGGGAGCTCACGCGCGACGTCGTCGCCGTCGCCGGGGAGCCCCGCCTGACGCATCTGCACGTCTCCGACGGCGACACGGACCTCGCGGCCGAGGTGGCCCACCGCTACCGCCACGTCCTGGGGGAGCGGGCGGCGTGGATCGGGACCCGTGACCAGGCCGCCGAGCACCTGGGGGCTCTCAGCCCACGGGCACGAGGAGTCGTCGGAGACGTCGTCGTGGCCATGGCCGGCACCTGGGTGCTCGTCGACCCCCGGGTCCACTCCGAGTCCGCCATCGCCATGCCAGGCGTCCACGGCTCCTTCACCACGGCCGAGACCGAGGTGCCGCTGCTCGTCACCGAGGCCTGA
- the sepH gene encoding septation protein SepH, whose protein sequence is MVELELLGANGDTIVMTDEDGERYSIVVDDALRAAVRRDRGAIVPPTGTTSEGPAPLRPRQLQAYMRAGATAAEVAISTGMDVEHVRRFEGPVLAERQWAVSQAQSCRIGWEKDSPLLGELVVDRLATRGVDPSSLEWDALREGRDPWLIMVTFVQSAEEKQARWSLDLTARAVHALDDEARWLTEAGAGSKRPAVFDQDSKAPGASATAPSAHSGHSPASAGSVSAASAPAAASGEPSGPAVEVPAGMLPVREYARPTGGAMSADDTDALLADLASSRGRRVEVELPREEDMGGFPGEGHGDEDAFTDPHGIDYTSSPDSPEVPSPPARGIEEHRAEARAESADEPLEQAAGLSAQVYSMSERRRLHTGNHPAGTRLVTASSAPSAAPSAPSPAAGRVPVGRQAPVGADSPTEPVPEIPMPSRSEVMAKASPGASSASGSGTQETLPDMPRTVPAKKKSRRRSRRSVPSWDEIVFGARPE, encoded by the coding sequence ATGGTCGAACTCGAGCTGCTGGGTGCCAACGGTGACACGATTGTCATGACAGACGAGGACGGCGAGCGCTACAGCATCGTCGTCGATGACGCCCTCAGGGCCGCGGTGCGCCGTGACCGCGGCGCGATCGTGCCCCCGACGGGGACGACCAGTGAGGGACCGGCACCCCTGCGTCCCCGCCAGCTCCAGGCGTACATGCGCGCCGGAGCCACGGCGGCCGAGGTCGCGATCAGCACGGGCATGGACGTGGAGCACGTGCGCCGCTTCGAGGGACCGGTGCTCGCAGAGCGTCAGTGGGCCGTCTCGCAGGCCCAGTCCTGCCGTATCGGCTGGGAGAAGGACTCCCCCCTGCTCGGCGAGCTGGTGGTGGACCGGCTGGCCACGCGCGGCGTCGACCCCTCCAGCCTGGAGTGGGACGCCCTGCGTGAGGGGCGTGACCCGTGGCTCATCATGGTGACCTTCGTACAGTCCGCCGAGGAGAAGCAGGCCCGCTGGTCGCTGGACCTGACGGCCCGGGCGGTTCACGCCCTGGATGATGAGGCGCGCTGGCTCACGGAGGCCGGGGCGGGATCCAAGCGCCCAGCCGTCTTCGACCAGGACTCAAAGGCTCCCGGGGCCTCGGCTACCGCGCCGTCGGCCCACTCCGGGCACTCCCCCGCCTCCGCGGGCTCGGTGTCGGCCGCCTCCGCTCCGGCCGCCGCCTCCGGTGAGCCGTCCGGGCCGGCGGTCGAGGTGCCCGCCGGGATGCTGCCGGTGCGGGAGTACGCGCGCCCCACCGGCGGGGCCATGTCGGCGGATGACACCGACGCGCTGCTGGCCGACCTGGCCTCCTCCCGGGGCAGGCGCGTCGAGGTCGAGCTGCCCCGGGAGGAGGACATGGGTGGTTTCCCCGGCGAGGGGCACGGTGACGAGGACGCCTTCACCGACCCCCATGGCATCGACTACACCAGCAGCCCGGACAGCCCCGAGGTCCCCTCGCCCCCGGCCAGAGGGATCGAGGAGCACCGCGCCGAGGCTCGCGCGGAGTCGGCCGATGAGCCCCTGGAGCAGGCCGCGGGTCTGAGCGCCCAGGTCTACTCGATGTCGGAGCGCCGCCGTCTGCACACCGGTAACCACCCGGCCGGGACCAGGCTGGTGACGGCCTCCAGCGCCCCCTCGGCGGCACCGTCGGCACCGAGCCCCGCCGCTGGCCGTGTACCGGTGGGGCGTCAGGCACCGGTGGGAGCCGACAGCCCCACCGAGCCGGTACCGGAGATCCCCATGCCCTCGCGCTCAGAGGTCATGGCCAAGGCCTCGCCCGGGGCGTCGTCCGCCTCGGGGTCGGGCACGCAGGAGACGCTGCCCGACATGCCCAGGACGGTTCCGGCCAAGAAGAAGTCGCGTCGCCGCTCGCGTCGCTCCGTCCCCTCCTGGGACGAGATCGTCTTCGGGGCCAGGCCCGAGTAG
- a CDS encoding DUF4193 domain-containing protein, whose protein sequence is MATDYDAPRKNDDEPEADSIEELTSRQKDQSSAAIEEDENEAAEGFELPGADLSREELSVHVVPQLEDEFTCSECFLVHHRSQLAFVDEATGLPVCADCAG, encoded by the coding sequence ATGGCGACTGACTACGACGCCCCGCGCAAGAATGATGACGAGCCCGAGGCCGATTCCATCGAGGAGCTGACCTCGCGGCAGAAGGACCAGTCCTCCGCCGCGATCGAGGAGGACGAGAATGAGGCGGCTGAGGGCTTCGAGCTGCCCGGGGCGGACCTGTCCCGCGAGGAGCTGAGCGTTCACGTTGTTCCTCAGCTCGAGGACGAGTTCACCTGCTCGGAGTGCTTCCTCGTCCATCACCGCAGCCAGCTGGCCTTCGTCGACGAGGCGACCGGCCTCCCGGTGTGCGCCGACTGCGCCGGCTGA
- a CDS encoding DUF3710 domain-containing protein gives MGLFSRRRDDASAETDESILERDAEGDVDDLDEAASGPWDLSELPESQEDVPRIDLGALQIPAVDGMQLRMEQAPDGTVTAVVLALGGSALELRAFAAPRTAGIWDELRGDIARELAGNGARYEEGYGEYGAELVAHLPMRGPDGTTTTGTIRFLGIDGPRWFLRGVLQGHAASSEQSAQALREVLRGVVVVRDGQARPPREILPLRAPGAAAGPEAEDLPGIDPLAPGPTIAEVR, from the coding sequence ATGGGACTGTTCTCGCGCCGCCGTGACGACGCATCCGCCGAAACCGACGAGTCCATCCTCGAGCGTGACGCCGAGGGTGACGTCGACGACCTCGACGAGGCCGCCTCCGGCCCCTGGGACCTCAGCGAGCTGCCTGAGAGCCAGGAGGACGTTCCCCGCATCGACCTGGGTGCGCTGCAGATCCCGGCCGTTGACGGAATGCAGCTGCGCATGGAGCAGGCCCCCGACGGCACCGTCACCGCCGTCGTCCTCGCGCTGGGCGGCTCGGCGCTCGAGCTGCGGGCCTTCGCCGCACCGCGCACCGCCGGCATCTGGGACGAGCTTCGAGGCGACATCGCCCGAGAGCTCGCCGGAAACGGCGCCCGCTACGAGGAGGGCTACGGGGAGTACGGCGCCGAGCTGGTCGCCCACCTGCCCATGCGCGGCCCCGACGGCACGACGACGACCGGCACGATCCGCTTCCTGGGGATCGACGGCCCCCGCTGGTTCCTGCGAGGCGTGCTCCAGGGGCACGCCGCCTCCTCCGAGCAGTCGGCGCAGGCTCTGCGGGAGGTGCTGCGCGGCGTCGTCGTCGTGCGCGACGGCCAGGCCCGCCCGCCCCGGGAGATCCTGCCCCTGCGCGCGCCCGGAGCCGCGGCCGGACCTGAGGCCGAGGACCTGCCCGGCATCGATCCGCTGGCCCCCGGTCCGACCATCGCCGAAGTGCGCTAG
- a CDS encoding OB-fold nucleic acid binding domain-containing protein produces MPTLSARLKRLSRSLRTSREHLEAEDEERSASRRGTDPIGSLVPRQRTRVSGVLQAVTYRSSQDKPILVGQLYDGTGSIDLVWWGRRRIAGIKPGTHLLAEGRVADGTHRLQIHNPAYQLLGPGQ; encoded by the coding sequence ATGCCGACGCTGTCCGCCCGCCTGAAACGGCTGTCCAGATCGCTGCGCACCAGCCGCGAGCACCTGGAGGCCGAGGACGAGGAGCGCTCCGCCAGCCGGCGGGGCACCGATCCGATCGGGTCCCTGGTGCCCCGTCAGCGGACCCGCGTCTCAGGCGTTCTGCAGGCGGTCACCTACCGTTCCAGCCAGGACAAGCCCATCCTCGTCGGGCAGCTCTATGACGGCACCGGCAGCATCGACCTGGTGTGGTGGGGCCGACGACGGATCGCCGGCATCAAACCGGGCACTCACCTGCTGGCCGAGGGCCGGGTCGCCGACGGCACCCACCGTCTGCAGATCCACAACCCCGCCTACCAGCTGCTGGGACCCGGGCAGTAG
- a CDS encoding DUF3159 domain-containing protein has translation MSSRSTDRRTGLGAIDSERFDAMAAVGGWRGILESVVPTLVFVLVMAVRPTALVVALVSSLVVSAVGLVARLVQRQSPAQVVGGIALVLVSALWAWYSGEASNFYATGLMINAAWLVACLVSLLVGWPIVGALITLWHRVTDESDGSDVADGSKKPGGADSDPSTSASAWRTDPALRNVRLRYHAGTWVLTLMFALRLVVEVPLYLAGEQAVSYLGAARLILGVPLYAVTLWFIWLLVAPSRIAPARTTADQ, from the coding sequence ATGAGCAGCCGTTCTACGGATCGTCGCACGGGTCTGGGCGCGATCGACTCCGAGCGCTTCGACGCCATGGCCGCCGTGGGCGGGTGGCGCGGCATCCTCGAGTCCGTCGTGCCCACCCTCGTGTTCGTCCTCGTCATGGCGGTGCGGCCCACCGCCCTGGTGGTTGCCCTGGTCTCCTCCCTGGTCGTCAGCGCCGTCGGCCTCGTGGCCCGCCTGGTGCAGCGGCAGTCGCCGGCCCAGGTCGTGGGCGGGATCGCGCTGGTCCTCGTCTCGGCTCTGTGGGCCTGGTACAGCGGCGAGGCCTCCAACTTCTACGCCACCGGCCTCATGATCAATGCGGCCTGGCTGGTAGCCTGCCTGGTCTCCCTGCTCGTCGGCTGGCCGATCGTGGGTGCTCTCATCACCCTGTGGCACCGGGTCACCGATGAGTCGGACGGCAGCGATGTCGCTGACGGCTCGAAGAAGCCGGGGGGCGCCGATAGCGATCCGAGCACGAGCGCGTCGGCCTGGCGCACCGATCCCGCCCTGCGCAACGTGAGGCTCCGCTACCACGCGGGCACCTGGGTCCTCACCTTGATGTTCGCCCTGCGGCTCGTCGTCGAGGTGCCCCTCTACCTGGCCGGCGAGCAGGCCGTGTCCTACCTGGGTGCCGCCCGCCTCATCCTGGGCGTGCCGCTGTACGCCGTGACCCTGTGGTTCATCTGGCTGCTGGTCGCCCCCAGCCGGATCGCGCCGGCCCGGACCACCGCCGACCAGTAG
- a CDS encoding potassium channel family protein: MQIVIAGAGSVGRSIARELISHGHEVTLIDRSAEAMRIASVPEADWQLADACDIDALEHAGAETCDVIVAATGDDKANLVISLLAKTEYGVPRTVARVNNPKSEWLFDETWGVDVAVSTPRFMTALVEEAVSVGSLVSIFHFHQSGASMHELTLPEDSPVIGELVSDIELPPHTVLAAILRDYRPITPDRDERFERGDELIFLTAREGESSLEELPLIFT; the protein is encoded by the coding sequence ATGCAGATCGTGATTGCCGGAGCCGGATCCGTGGGCCGTTCCATCGCCCGCGAGCTCATCAGCCACGGCCATGAGGTCACGCTCATCGACCGATCCGCCGAGGCCATGCGGATCGCCTCGGTGCCGGAGGCCGACTGGCAGCTGGCGGACGCCTGCGACATCGACGCCCTGGAGCACGCCGGGGCCGAGACCTGCGACGTCATCGTGGCCGCCACCGGGGATGACAAGGCCAACCTGGTCATCTCCCTGCTGGCCAAGACCGAGTACGGGGTGCCCCGTACCGTCGCCAGAGTCAACAACCCCAAGAGCGAGTGGCTCTTCGATGAGACCTGGGGCGTGGACGTGGCCGTGTCGACCCCGCGCTTCATGACGGCCCTGGTGGAGGAGGCCGTCAGTGTGGGCAGCCTGGTGAGCATCTTCCACTTCCACCAGTCGGGTGCCTCCATGCACGAGCTGACCCTGCCGGAGGACTCACCGGTCATCGGCGAGCTCGTCTCCGACATCGAGCTGCCGCCCCACACGGTTCTGGCGGCGATCCTGCGCGACTACCGGCCCATCACGCCTGACCGCGACGAGCGCTTCGAGCGCGGGGACGAGCTCATCTTCCTCACGGCTCGCGAGGGGGAGTCCAGCCTGGAGGAGCTGCCACTCATCTTCACGTGA
- a CDS encoding potassium channel family protein: protein MAVQLDRMGHSVSVIDRSSDSFRRLPSDFNGRKVKGVGFDRDALEQAGIDEAYAFVAVSNGDNSNIVAARVARESFGVDNVVARIYDSRRADVYERLGIPTVATVRQTADQMMRRILPGSSARELEDPSGTIALIQPSASPQWVGTTIGALEDRLRVRVAWISRDATALLPEAATVIQEHDRLHLAVSTDRIGQVRRALSHAPSQEA, encoded by the coding sequence ATGGCCGTCCAGCTCGACCGCATGGGGCACTCGGTGTCCGTCATCGACCGGTCCTCAGACTCCTTCCGCCGTCTGCCCTCGGACTTCAACGGCCGCAAGGTCAAGGGGGTCGGCTTCGATCGCGACGCCCTGGAGCAGGCCGGTATCGACGAGGCCTACGCCTTCGTCGCGGTGTCCAACGGGGACAACTCGAACATCGTCGCGGCGCGCGTGGCGCGGGAGAGCTTCGGCGTGGACAACGTCGTCGCCCGCATCTACGACTCCCGCCGGGCCGACGTCTATGAGCGCCTGGGCATCCCCACGGTCGCCACCGTGCGCCAGACGGCCGACCAGATGATGCGCAGGATCCTCCCGGGATCCAGCGCGCGCGAGCTCGAGGACCCCTCGGGCACGATCGCCCTCATCCAGCCCAGTGCCTCACCCCAGTGGGTGGGTACGACGATCGGGGCGCTCGAGGACCGCCTGAGGGTGCGCGTCGCCTGGATCTCGCGTGACGCCACGGCGCTGCTGCCCGAGGCCGCCACCGTCATCCAGGAGCACGACCGCCTGCACCTGGCGGTGAGCACCGACCGCATCGGCCAGGTGCGCCGAGCCCTGTCACACGCCCCGTCACAGGAGGCCTGA
- a CDS encoding APC family permease, whose translation MRDFADRIKRLLVGRPVPSGALGETLLPKRIALPVFASDALSSVGYAPDEVLITLAVAGVAATSLSPWVALAVVGVLAVVVASYRQTVHAYPSGGGDYEVVSANLGSHAGLLVASALLSDYVLTVAVSVSSGTSYLAAALPALAPYKVEIAVAVVTVLAVLNMRGSRESGRAFAIPTYLYMGVIGIMAVVGLIQEITGTLGQAESAGLDVVTHAGWEQGLTGLAGGFLVLRAFSSGCAALTGVEAISNGVPSFQRPKSRNAATTLLLLGGIATLMLMSVIHLAGAVGVRMVEDPAHQLLRNGVPVGAGYHQDPAIGQIAATVFSGFRPMFYLVAAVTGLILVLAANTAFNGFPVLASVLARDEFLPRQLSQRGDRLAFSNGIIVLWLGAVAFLVGFEASTTRLIQLYIVGVFISFTLSQVGMVRHWTRELTIATDSRARSRMHRARIINAIGVLGTGTVLVIVLLTKLTRGAWITLMIMALLYLVMNRIRRHYRRVSEEVAISDLHDARVLPAHVHAIVLASRLHQPTLRALTYAQSTHPTVLEALTVDTGDGGAERLLDAWEEADIAVPLTVLDSPYRDITRPVINYVRSVRRESPRDLVVVFLPEYIVRHWWEQILHNQTALRLKTVLLFTPGVVVASVPWQLGLPGQRHFHHGVRARTAEGIMDADVAMRRHMDSHLAHLSQPSSPGAGGGADHQENR comes from the coding sequence GTGCGTGACTTCGCAGACCGCATCAAGCGGCTTCTCGTTGGCCGTCCCGTCCCCAGTGGGGCTCTGGGGGAGACGCTGCTGCCCAAGAGAATCGCCCTGCCGGTGTTCGCCTCCGACGCCCTGTCCTCCGTGGGCTACGCCCCTGATGAGGTGCTCATCACCCTGGCCGTGGCCGGTGTCGCCGCCACCTCACTGTCCCCCTGGGTCGCCCTGGCCGTCGTCGGCGTTCTCGCGGTCGTGGTGGCCTCCTACCGTCAGACCGTCCACGCCTACCCGTCGGGCGGCGGCGACTACGAGGTGGTCTCGGCCAACCTCGGCTCTCACGCGGGCCTCCTGGTGGCCTCGGCCCTGCTGAGCGACTACGTCCTGACCGTCGCGGTCTCGGTGTCCTCAGGAACCTCCTACCTCGCGGCCGCCCTACCGGCCCTGGCCCCCTACAAGGTGGAGATCGCCGTCGCCGTCGTCACCGTCCTGGCCGTGCTCAACATGCGCGGCTCAAGGGAGTCGGGCCGTGCCTTCGCCATCCCCACCTACCTGTACATGGGCGTCATCGGCATCATGGCTGTTGTCGGCCTCATCCAGGAGATCACCGGGACACTCGGCCAGGCCGAGTCCGCCGGCCTCGACGTCGTCACCCACGCCGGCTGGGAGCAGGGACTGACCGGCCTGGCCGGCGGGTTCCTGGTCCTGCGGGCCTTCTCCTCGGGCTGCGCGGCCCTGACCGGCGTGGAGGCGATCTCCAACGGCGTCCCCAGCTTCCAGCGCCCCAAGTCCCGCAACGCCGCCACCACGCTGCTGCTCCTGGGCGGGATCGCCACCCTGATGCTCATGAGCGTCATCCACCTGGCCGGCGCCGTCGGCGTGCGCATGGTGGAGGACCCGGCCCACCAGCTTCTGCGCAACGGTGTGCCGGTGGGGGCCGGCTACCACCAGGACCCCGCGATCGGACAGATCGCCGCCACCGTCTTCTCCGGCTTCCGGCCGATGTTCTACCTGGTCGCCGCCGTCACCGGCCTCATCCTGGTGCTGGCCGCCAACACCGCCTTCAACGGCTTCCCGGTCCTGGCCAGTGTCCTGGCCCGTGACGAGTTCCTTCCCCGCCAGCTCTCCCAGCGCGGTGACCGCCTGGCCTTCTCCAACGGCATCATCGTCCTGTGGCTGGGGGCCGTGGCCTTCCTCGTGGGCTTCGAGGCCAGCACCACCCGCCTCATCCAGCTCTACATCGTGGGCGTCTTCATCTCCTTCACGCTCTCTCAGGTGGGCATGGTGCGCCACTGGACGCGAGAGCTGACGATCGCCACCGACTCCAGGGCCCGCTCGCGCATGCACCGCGCCCGCATCATCAACGCCATCGGGGTCCTGGGGACCGGGACGGTCCTGGTGATCGTCCTGCTCACCAAGCTCACCCGCGGGGCCTGGATCACCCTGATGATCATGGCGCTGCTCTACCTGGTGATGAACCGGATCCGCCGGCACTACCGGCGAGTCAGCGAGGAGGTGGCCATCTCCGACCTGCACGACGCCCGGGTCCTACCGGCCCACGTCCACGCCATCGTCCTGGCCTCGCGCCTCCACCAGCCGACTCTGCGGGCCCTGACCTACGCCCAGTCGACCCACCCCACCGTCCTGGAGGCCCTGACGGTGGACACCGGTGACGGCGGCGCCGAACGCCTCCTGGACGCCTGGGAGGAGGCAGACATCGCGGTGCCTCTGACGGTGCTGGACTCGCCCTACCGGGACATCACCCGCCCGGTCATCAACTACGTGCGCTCGGTGCGCCGCGAGTCCCCCCGCGACCTCGTCGTCGTCTTCCTGCCTGAGTACATCGTGCGCCACTGGTGGGAGCAGATCCTTCACAACCAGACCGCCCTGCGCCTCAAGACCGTCCTGCTGTTCACCCCCGGCGTCGTCGTCGCCTCCGTGCCCTGGCAGCTGGGGCTGCCAGGCCAGCGGCACTTCCACCACGGCGTGCGCGCCCGCACCGCCGAGGGAATCATGGACGCCGACGTCGCCATGCGCCGTCACATGGACAGCCACCTCGCTCACCTCAGCCAGCCCAGCAGCCCCGGCGCCGGTGGCGGCGCAGACCACCAGGAGAACCGATGA
- a CDS encoding class I SAM-dependent RNA methyltransferase, which yields MTPQPDRSADRPVPSRGRPRELTLAVGAPAHGGHCVARPVDDPSGRVIFVRHALPGETVRARLTEMTSRTWRADAVEILQASPDRVDSVWPEAGPAGVGGGELAHVALDAQRTWKRWVLADCLRRIGGQEVANAVASLTGASTAAAVPIEPMPTDAAAQASTSARRRALAGTATRTRVSLTVNDDGEPGMHVFRSGTVLPLRRLPLAVPAIGEIGLLERSRWRAHYRPGMRIEAIAPSGGEPVVLLDDRLLTAQARATGRRRVQEVVDASALGLGELTYSVHAEGFWQVHVDAPRVLVERVVRAALGEDLERASGSRVLELYSGAGLFTLPLAALVGGGGQVLSLEGSEQAVRDARRSLHDHPGARLAVGRVSARSVRELAGSFTGSRPDVVVLDPPRQGAGREVIETVASLGPGRIVLVACDPAALARDLGTLLRAGYVLGSLSALDMFPHTHHFETIAVLDRA from the coding sequence ATGACCCCGCAGCCCGACCGGTCCGCAGACCGGCCCGTCCCCAGCCGCGGGCGACCCCGCGAGCTCACCTTGGCCGTCGGGGCCCCGGCGCACGGCGGGCACTGCGTGGCCCGGCCCGTGGACGACCCGAGTGGCCGCGTCATCTTCGTGCGCCATGCCCTGCCCGGTGAGACGGTGCGAGCCCGGCTGACCGAGATGACGTCTCGCACCTGGCGCGCCGACGCCGTCGAGATCCTTCAGGCCTCACCGGATCGCGTCGACTCCGTCTGGCCCGAGGCCGGCCCGGCCGGCGTGGGTGGGGGAGAGCTCGCCCACGTGGCCCTGGACGCCCAACGCACCTGGAAGCGCTGGGTCCTGGCCGACTGCCTGCGCCGGATCGGCGGTCAGGAGGTGGCCAACGCCGTCGCCTCCCTGACCGGGGCCTCCACCGCGGCGGCCGTGCCGATCGAGCCCATGCCCACCGACGCCGCGGCCCAGGCCTCCACCAGTGCCCGCAGGCGAGCCCTGGCCGGGACCGCCACCCGCACCCGCGTGAGCCTGACGGTCAACGACGACGGCGAGCCCGGCATGCACGTCTTCCGCTCTGGGACGGTCCTTCCTCTGCGCCGCCTGCCCCTGGCCGTGCCCGCCATCGGCGAGATCGGCCTGCTAGAGCGTTCCCGGTGGCGCGCCCACTACCGGCCCGGCATGCGTATCGAGGCCATCGCGCCCAGCGGTGGTGAGCCGGTCGTCCTGCTCGACGACCGGCTCCTGACCGCTCAGGCGCGCGCTACCGGGCGGCGTCGTGTCCAGGAGGTCGTGGACGCCTCGGCCCTGGGACTGGGGGAGCTGACCTACTCCGTCCACGCCGAGGGCTTCTGGCAGGTGCACGTCGACGCTCCTCGGGTGCTGGTCGAGCGCGTCGTGCGGGCAGCCCTGGGAGAGGATCTCGAACGAGCCTCGGGCAGCCGTGTCCTCGAGCTCTACTCGGGTGCGGGACTGTTCACCCTGCCGCTGGCCGCCCTTGTGGGAGGCGGCGGTCAGGTCCTGTCCCTGGAGGGCAGTGAGCAGGCCGTTCGCGATGCCCGCCGCTCCCTTCACGACCATCCCGGCGCCCGCCTGGCCGTCGGACGCGTCAGCGCCCGCTCGGTGCGCGAGCTCGCAGGCTCCTTCACCGGCTCCCGCCCCGACGTCGTCGTTCTCGACCCGCCGCGACAGGGGGCCGGCCGTGAGGTCATCGAGACCGTTGCCTCCCTGGGACCAGGGCGGATCGTCCTGGTGGCCTGCGACCCGGCGGCCCTGGCCAGGGACCTGGGAACGCTCCTGCGTGCCGGGTACGTCCTTGGCTCCCTGAGCGCGCTGGACATGTTCCCGCACACGCACCACTTCGAGACGATCGCGGTGCTCGACAGAGCCTGA